A genomic window from Silene latifolia isolate original U9 population chromosome 11, ASM4854445v1, whole genome shotgun sequence includes:
- the LOC141611728 gene encoding protein NO VEIN-like: protein MDSNVFEKILHVYTVKKGQKNTLRKAFSRYPLVGLLNVEVMSIKKGMWDSMYVTFQLMATLQQENTQDDELKNYENIDIGRTEKGLNIVEKGESVPDLCVNVEDVLTKASEYLAGNVVLSGGSLLLDRVLMFVEKISCCELWLAQQFSVGEFKMLGHGEFWSFLGKNRSLFPKELLNFLTSEVRENDAFEVSTIHQQLVMLLSQALGSLWEDDIITKENLWELLIRQFPLISFKISERGGMEDLLDSVRQHNCVTSSCVIFSATLLGTSTYSDPVQNNKSEFLDSSELINCKDHKSGYPTSLTSKDAIEVLLRAPFLSDLNSRPHWDYIYAPSLGPLMEWLLTEVNVKDLVCLVNRHGKIIRIDHSASGKMLFQALVQESPFQVAVQLLSLFTLFGGRRHVPLSLLKCQTRQRFEVIISNPVRNMGLGGDQQNENMFERLDTSGIDSSMDLAKNLITGDRVVGLALRVVIDCLTFLPSKFCCFTADVLLSGLRSLVKDVNSAVLVQCKGTKEHLMLHEVVSVLVLLSGLMITMHFVH, encoded by the exons atggactcaaat GTTTTTGAGAAAATACTGCATGTCTATACAGTGAAGAAAGGACAAAAAAATACATTAAGAAAAGCTTTTTCAAGATATCCACTTGTGGGGTTGCTCAATGTAGAG GTTATGTCTATCAAAAAAGGAATGTGGGACAGCATGTATGTTACATTTCAACTGATGGCTACACTGCAACAAGAAAATACTCAAGATGATGAGCtaaaaaattatgaaaacattGATATCGGGCGTACTGAAAAGGGCCTTAATATTGTTGAAAAGGGGGAGTCAGTACCTGATTTAT GTGTAAATGTGGAAGATGTTTTAACTAAAGCCTCAGAGTATCTTGCTGGAAATGTAGTATTGTCTGGAGGAAGTTTGCTTCTAGATAGGGTTCTTATGTTTGTAGAGAAAATCTCTTGTTGTGAATTGTGGTTGGCTCAACAGTTCTCCGTAGGGGAATTCAAGATGCTGGGTCATGGGGAGTTTTGGTCTTTCTTAGGAAAAAACAGATCATTATTCCCGAAAGAACTACTTAACTTTCTAACAAGTGAGGTACGAgagaatgatgcatttgaggtaAGCACGATCCATCAGCAATTAGTTATGTTATTGTCTCAAGCCTTGGGTAGCCTCTGGGAGGACGATATTATAACTAAAGAAAACCTATGGGAACTACTTATAAGGCAGTTTCCTCTTATCAGTTTTAAAATTTCTGAACGTGGGGGTATGGAAGATCTTCTAGATTCTGTTAGACAGCACAATTGTGTTACATCCTCTTGTGTCATTTTTTCTGCAACACTGTTGGGCACGTCAACTTACTCTGATCCTGTTCAGAATAATAAAAGTGAGTTTCTTGACAGTTCTGAGCTTATTAATTGCAAGGACCATAAAAGTGGTTATCCTACATCCCTCACTTCTAAGGATGCAATCGAGGTTTTACTCCGAGCACCATTTTTGTCAGATCTGAACTCCCGGCCACATTGGGATTATATATATGCTCCCTCACTAGGGCCTCTTATGGAGTGGCTTTTGACTGAGGTGAATGTGAAAGACTTGGTATGTCTTGTGAATAGACATGGGAAAATTATCCGCATTGACCATTCTGCTTCTGGCAAGATGTTGTTTCAAGCTTTAGTTCAAGAGTCTCCTTTCCAGGTAGCAGTCCAACTCTTATCGTTGTTTACATTGTTTGGTGGGAGAAGGCATGTGCCTTTATCTCTTTTGAAGTGCCAGACCCGCCAACGATTTGAGGTTATCATTTCTAACCCTGTACGAAATATGGGTTTAGGTGGTGATCAGCAGAATGAGAACATGTTTGAGAGGCTTGATACTTCAGGAATTGATTCAAGCATGGATCTAGCCAAGAATTTGATTACAGGAGATAGAGTTGTGGGACTTGCATTAAGAGTTGTCATTGATTGTCTTACTTTTTTGCCATCAAAATTCTGTTGTTTTACAGCTGATGTATTGCTTTCTGGGTTGCGATCTCTGGTCAAAGATGTTAACTCAGCTGTCTTAGTCCAGTGCAAAGGAACTAAAGAGCATCTTATGCTTCATGAAGTGGTTTCGGTCTTGGTATTATTGAGTGGATTGATGATCACCATGCACTTTGTCCATTGA